The genome window CTGACTGGACCAACGCGCCCGGATTTGAGAGGGACGTGTTCACCTTTGCCCGAATCATTTTCAAATCGCCGGGCCGTCCTGCGGTCATGGGCTGGATCAACGATTATCCGGACAGCGATTTGAATCTCTCCTTTCGGCTGCAGCAATTAACGTCCATGGGAGTCGATCCCGACGGGCGAGTGATAAAACTGAGCGACCCGGGACTCTCCCATTATCCGTTCATTTTTGCGGCGCAACCCGGAGGGATGGAGTTGAGCGATGAAGAAACTGGTATCCTGCGCAGGTATCTGCTCAACGGAGGCGTGTTCATGGCGGACGACTTCTGGGGAGCACGCGACTGGCAAAGGTTCGAGTCCCAAATGAAACGAGTCCTCCCGGAACGCGCCTGGGTCGAACTCCCGATGGAGCACCCCTTGTTTCACTGCGTATTAGACCTCAAAGGGCCCATGAACAATCTTCAAGCGCCCTCGATCCATTTCTGGAAGCGGAACTACGATCCCGCCAATCCGGAGGCCCGGGTTTCCGGCTTCCGCGGCGAAGGCTCGGAGGACATGCACGTGCGGGCGTGGCTGGACGACAAGCAGCGCATCATGATCATAGCCACGCACAACACCGACAACGGCGATGGCTGGGAACGCGAAGGCGAAAACGAGGTTTACTTCCATCAATTTTCAGAGACGCGCGCCTACCCGCTCGCCATC of Candidatus Angelobacter sp. contains these proteins:
- a CDS encoding DUF4159 domain-containing protein, with the translated sequence MRTSRNALMLAAVATFSVAICIAQFGPRGGRGFRGGDNGPMVRTEGGEWVNEDTVRTARETAPQVTETPDWTNAPGFERDVFTFARIIFKSPGRPAVMGWINDYPDSDLNLSFRLQQLTSMGVDPDGRVIKLSDPGLSHYPFIFAAQPGGMELSDEETGILRRYLLNGGVFMADDFWGARDWQRFESQMKRVLPERAWVELPMEHPLFHCVLDLKGPMNNLQAPSIHFWKRNYDPANPEARVSGFRGEGSEDMHVRAWLDDKQRIMIIATHNTDNGDGWEREGENEVYFHQFSETRAYPLAINILFYVMTH